A portion of the Microlunatus phosphovorus NM-1 genome contains these proteins:
- a CDS encoding immune inhibitor A domain-containing protein has product MRRAIVGTLGLTLTAGFLVAMGSTAQAQPDDGHGPKTSPQTALVDDLPNPLEEKRRELRQTALTDVLSGRRDAVTKHGSKVVRVGKTYAPLTKSQRDRVRRGHHVKQRKVDQYVELSREKTDRIFVVLAEFGNERHPDFPDQDTDPNTPGPVVFDGPLHNAIPEPDRRQDNSTVWRSDYDADYFRDLYFGTGKKTESLKTYYEKQSSGRYSVDGEVTDWVKVRYNEARYGRSNGYPCASSVCNNTWNLIADAVTQWVADQKAAGRTDAQIKADLASFDQWDRYDHDNDGDFNEPDGYIDHFQIVHAGGDQADGDPWQGEDAIWSHRWYAFVNQAGQTGPADNPLGGTQIGDSGIWVGDYTMQPENGGLSVFAHEYGHDLGLPDLYDTSGLSQGATEYWSLMAQSRLSAKGDEGIGTRPGDFGAWEKLQLGWFDYETALAGERLSYKLGPHEYNSKNPQGLVVVLPKKTVTTPLATPTEGSKSWWSGTGDDLSNTMGRSVTLPAGTATLSFQTQYNIEAGYDFAYVEADDGTGWKTVAGDIAKAENNGIDGDTNGAWVDASFDLSAYAGKTIGLRIRYTTDGGVAGNKIGLPQGIFVDNLKITAGQTEVFADGAENPPNGWQLDGFTSVGNSITQDYDNFYLASYRSYTSYDKYLQSGPYNFGWPTKPDWVEHFPYQDGLLVSYWDTSQANNNVGEHPGEGQILPVDAHPRPIFRLDGGAWRVRVALYDATFGTQKADSFYLHFNGQRNYIRGQDAVPVFDDTKSYWDSRTPHASVKVANAGVTIKVTEQKDTSMKVQLGVSKGGLRAASTR; this is encoded by the coding sequence ATGCGTAGAGCCATCGTCGGGACCCTGGGGCTGACCCTCACCGCCGGGTTCCTGGTGGCGATGGGGTCGACCGCCCAGGCCCAGCCAGACGACGGGCACGGCCCGAAGACGTCACCACAGACCGCCCTGGTCGACGATCTCCCCAACCCGCTCGAAGAGAAACGTCGAGAACTGCGGCAGACCGCGCTGACCGACGTGCTGTCCGGCCGTCGCGACGCCGTGACCAAACACGGCTCCAAGGTGGTGAGGGTCGGCAAGACGTACGCGCCGCTGACCAAGTCACAGCGAGACCGGGTCCGGCGCGGTCACCACGTGAAGCAGCGGAAGGTCGACCAGTATGTCGAACTGTCCCGCGAGAAGACCGACCGGATCTTCGTGGTGCTGGCCGAGTTCGGCAACGAACGCCACCCGGACTTCCCCGACCAGGACACCGACCCGAACACGCCTGGGCCGGTGGTCTTCGACGGCCCCTTGCACAACGCCATCCCGGAGCCGGACCGTCGGCAGGACAATTCGACCGTCTGGCGCAGCGACTATGACGCCGACTACTTCCGCGACCTCTACTTCGGCACCGGCAAGAAGACCGAGTCGCTGAAGACCTACTACGAGAAGCAGTCCTCCGGCCGCTACAGCGTCGACGGCGAGGTGACCGACTGGGTCAAGGTGCGCTACAACGAGGCCCGGTACGGCCGGAGCAATGGCTACCCATGTGCCAGTTCGGTCTGCAACAACACCTGGAATCTCATCGCCGACGCCGTGACTCAATGGGTCGCCGACCAGAAGGCCGCCGGCCGCACCGACGCCCAGATCAAGGCCGACCTGGCGAGCTTCGACCAGTGGGACCGCTACGACCACGACAACGACGGTGACTTCAACGAGCCGGACGGCTACATCGACCACTTCCAGATCGTCCACGCCGGTGGTGACCAGGCCGACGGCGATCCGTGGCAGGGCGAGGACGCCATCTGGTCGCACCGCTGGTACGCATTCGTGAACCAGGCCGGTCAGACGGGCCCGGCCGACAACCCGCTCGGCGGCACCCAGATCGGCGACAGCGGAATCTGGGTCGGCGACTACACCATGCAACCGGAGAACGGCGGACTGTCGGTCTTCGCGCACGAGTACGGCCACGACCTCGGACTGCCCGACCTCTACGACACCAGCGGCCTCAGCCAGGGTGCGACCGAGTACTGGAGCCTGATGGCGCAGAGCCGGCTGTCTGCGAAGGGGGACGAGGGCATCGGCACCCGGCCGGGCGACTTCGGCGCCTGGGAGAAGCTGCAACTCGGCTGGTTCGACTACGAGACCGCCCTGGCCGGCGAGCGCCTGAGCTACAAGCTGGGCCCGCACGAGTACAACAGCAAGAACCCGCAGGGTCTGGTCGTGGTGCTGCCGAAGAAGACGGTCACAACCCCGCTCGCGACACCGACGGAGGGCTCGAAGTCGTGGTGGAGCGGAACCGGCGACGACCTGTCCAACACCATGGGCAGATCGGTGACCCTCCCGGCGGGCACGGCCACGCTGAGCTTCCAGACCCAGTACAACATCGAGGCCGGTTACGACTTCGCCTACGTCGAAGCAGACGACGGCACCGGCTGGAAGACCGTGGCGGGCGACATCGCCAAGGCCGAGAACAACGGCATCGACGGCGACACCAACGGCGCGTGGGTGGATGCATCGTTCGACCTGTCGGCCTATGCCGGCAAGACCATCGGCCTCCGCATCCGCTACACCACCGATGGTGGCGTGGCCGGCAACAAGATCGGGCTGCCACAGGGCATCTTCGTCGACAACCTGAAGATCACGGCCGGCCAGACCGAGGTGTTCGCCGACGGTGCCGAGAACCCGCCGAACGGCTGGCAGCTCGACGGCTTCACCAGCGTCGGCAACAGCATCACTCAGGACTACGACAACTTCTACCTCGCGTCCTACCGGAGCTACACGTCCTACGACAAGTATCTGCAGTCGGGGCCGTACAACTTCGGTTGGCCCACCAAGCCGGACTGGGTCGAGCACTTCCCGTACCAGGATGGTTTGCTCGTCTCCTACTGGGATACCTCGCAGGCCAACAACAATGTCGGCGAGCACCCTGGTGAGGGTCAGATCCTGCCCGTGGATGCCCATCCACGGCCGATCTTCCGGCTCGACGGCGGCGCCTGGCGGGTTCGAGTGGCACTGTACGACGCGACCTTCGGCACCCAGAAGGCAGACTCGTTCTATCTGCACTTCAACGGGCAGCGGAACTACATCCGCGGTCAGGACGCCGTGCCGGTGTTCGACGACACCAAGTCCTACTGGGACTCGCGGACACCTCACGCCAGTGTGAAGGTGGCCAACGCCGGTGTGACCATCAAGGTGACCGAGCAGAAGGACACCTCGATGAAGGTGCAGCTCGGTGTCAGCAAGGGTGGCCTGCGGGCAGCCTCCACCCGCTGA
- the rfbA gene encoding glucose-1-phosphate thymidylyltransferase RfbA, producing the protein MRGIILAGGSGTRLHPVTLGISKQLVPVYDKPMIYYPLSTLIFAGIRDILVITTPHDAPGFERLLGDGSQFGISISYAQQPSPNGLAQAFVIGADFIGDDKVALVLGDNIFYGPGLGTQLKRFSDVDGGAVFAYWVAEPRAYGVVEFDSDGTAISLEEKPTEPKSNYAVPGLYFYDNDVVQIARELKPSPRGEYEITDVNKHYLAAGQLHVGVLPRGTAWLDTGTFDSLNDANNFVRTLESRQGLKVGAPEEAAWRQGFLSDDGLQTRATALAKSGYGVYLLDLLQRGRG; encoded by the coding sequence ATGCGCGGCATCATCTTGGCCGGTGGCTCCGGCACCAGACTGCACCCGGTGACCCTGGGCATCAGCAAGCAGCTGGTGCCGGTCTACGACAAGCCGATGATCTACTACCCGCTGTCGACGCTGATCTTCGCCGGCATCCGCGACATCCTGGTGATCACCACCCCGCATGACGCACCAGGGTTCGAGCGGCTGCTCGGCGACGGGTCGCAGTTCGGCATCTCGATCAGCTATGCCCAGCAGCCTTCCCCCAACGGCCTCGCTCAGGCCTTCGTGATCGGTGCCGACTTCATCGGCGACGACAAGGTCGCACTGGTGCTGGGCGACAACATCTTCTACGGCCCCGGCTTGGGCACCCAGCTGAAGAGGTTCAGCGACGTCGACGGCGGCGCCGTCTTCGCGTACTGGGTCGCCGAGCCCCGCGCGTACGGTGTCGTGGAGTTCGACTCCGACGGCACGGCCATCTCACTGGAGGAGAAGCCGACCGAGCCGAAGTCGAACTACGCCGTGCCCGGTCTGTACTTCTACGACAACGACGTGGTGCAGATCGCCCGGGAGCTGAAGCCGTCGCCGCGCGGTGAGTACGAGATCACCGACGTCAACAAGCACTACCTGGCGGCAGGGCAGCTGCACGTGGGTGTCCTCCCCCGCGGCACGGCCTGGCTGGACACCGGCACCTTCGACTCGCTCAACGACGCCAACAACTTCGTCCGGACCCTGGAGTCCCGGCAGGGACTCAAGGTGGGCGCCCCGGAAGAGGCCGCTTGGCGGCAGGGCTTCCTGTCCGACGACGGATTGCAGACCCGGGCAACGGCGCTGGCCAAGTCAGGCTATGGCGTCTACCTGCTCGACCTGCTGCAGCGCGGTCGCGGCTGA
- a CDS encoding SLC13 family permease — translation MIVVAAILVVATLVVMTVGWVRPVVALGSAVVIAGLLGIAPARDLFSGLSNGGVITVGAMLVIAKGIVQTGVVARVTRKLLLTVTTARQAIRRLALPVGVASGLMNTTPIVAMLIPASKQLEQTRSIPAREVMLPIAHLTTLTGSITLIGTSSNLLIAGIASRSDVDMGMLSFAPVALPVALVGIVVIYLVAPRMLRGTQQIEADPLDWRMEIPIGERAVARGRTADRLGLALARDYRLAAVKRDGEYLAPDVPMEVDDILVFQATETGIKGLWASPLFGLSPQRLFAVSVNTGETGSLNDLEEDGEITVIAAKTKVSLRRTELVPGATCYVTAPDAETVEHNEFVALWQDAASRAPQPKNTWKAVAILAAVVLTASFGIAPIEFTSVAGALLMVLTGVLTPRSAGRALDWNVLFILAGSVGLGAIVLSSGLADVLANAIRFMAGGNSLLVIVVFAVMTTLLTNVVSNAAAASILTPVAIAVATEAALNPVTLLALIGTCISFTFLNPFSHQTNLMVMGPIGYSTAEFAKFGVPVLVSGLIAACGVGILLA, via the coding sequence GTGATCGTCGTAGCCGCGATCTTGGTGGTCGCGACCTTGGTCGTGATGACGGTCGGCTGGGTGCGGCCGGTCGTGGCGCTCGGCTCGGCCGTCGTTATCGCCGGTCTGTTGGGTATCGCCCCGGCCCGCGATCTGTTCTCCGGCCTGAGCAACGGGGGCGTGATCACCGTCGGTGCGATGCTGGTGATCGCCAAGGGCATCGTGCAGACCGGTGTGGTGGCCAGGGTCACCCGCAAGCTGCTGCTCACCGTGACCACCGCGCGGCAGGCCATCCGACGACTCGCCCTGCCGGTCGGCGTCGCATCCGGCCTGATGAACACCACCCCGATCGTGGCGATGCTCATTCCGGCCAGCAAACAGCTCGAGCAGACCCGTTCGATCCCGGCCCGGGAGGTGATGCTGCCGATCGCGCACCTGACCACGCTGACCGGCTCGATCACCTTGATCGGCACGAGCTCGAACCTGCTGATCGCCGGTATCGCGTCGCGCAGCGATGTGGACATGGGCATGCTGTCCTTCGCACCGGTCGCGTTGCCGGTGGCGCTGGTCGGGATCGTGGTCATCTATCTGGTCGCACCGCGAATGCTGCGGGGGACCCAACAGATCGAGGCTGACCCACTGGACTGGCGGATGGAGATCCCGATCGGCGAACGCGCTGTCGCTCGTGGCCGGACCGCTGATCGGCTCGGCTTGGCGCTGGCCAGGGACTACCGGCTGGCCGCGGTCAAACGGGACGGCGAGTATCTCGCCCCGGATGTCCCGATGGAGGTCGATGACATCCTCGTGTTCCAGGCGACCGAGACCGGGATCAAGGGGCTCTGGGCGAGCCCGCTGTTCGGGCTCTCACCGCAGCGGCTCTTCGCGGTCTCGGTGAACACCGGCGAGACCGGCTCGCTCAACGATCTCGAGGAGGACGGCGAGATCACCGTGATCGCCGCCAAGACCAAGGTGTCGCTGCGGCGTACCGAGCTGGTTCCCGGCGCGACCTGCTACGTGACCGCACCGGATGCCGAGACCGTCGAGCACAACGAGTTCGTCGCGCTGTGGCAGGACGCCGCCAGCCGGGCCCCGCAACCCAAGAACACCTGGAAGGCCGTGGCAATCCTGGCCGCGGTCGTGCTGACCGCCTCCTTCGGCATCGCACCGATCGAGTTCACCTCGGTGGCCGGTGCGCTGTTGATGGTGTTGACCGGGGTCTTGACGCCACGGTCCGCCGGTCGAGCGCTCGACTGGAACGTGCTGTTCATCCTCGCCGGATCGGTGGGTCTGGGCGCGATCGTGCTCAGCAGCGGACTCGCCGATGTCCTGGCCAATGCGATCCGCTTCATGGCCGGCGGCAACTCCCTGCTGGTCATCGTGGTGTTCGCGGTGATGACCACCCTGCTCACCAATGTGGTCTCCAACGCGGCAGCGGCCTCGATCCTGACACCGGTCGCGATCGCGGTGGCCACGGAGGCCGCCCTCAACCCGGTGACCCTGCTGGCGCTGATCGGCACCTGCATCTCCTTCACCTTCCTCAACCCGTTCAGCCACCAGACCAACCTGATGGTGATGGGTCCGATCGGCTACAGCACCGCCGAGTTCGCCAAGTTCGGTGTCCCGGTGCTGGTCAGCGGGCTGATCGCTGCCTGCGGGGTGGGGATCCTGCTGGCCTGA
- the rfbB gene encoding dTDP-glucose 4,6-dehydratase: MSAYLVTGGAGFIGSNFVRHVLDHTDHTVTVLDKLTYAGNRASLDGLPEGRFTFVRGDICDAALVDELVADADVVVHFAAESHNDNSLRDPSPFLQTNLIGTYTLLEAVRRHETRYHHISTDEVYGDLELDDPAKFTEQTPYNPSSPYSSTKAGSDLLVRAWVRSFGVQATISNCSNNYGPYQHVEKFIPRQITNVLDGGRPKLYGKGENVRDWIHADDHSAAVLTIIEKGTIGETYLIGANGEKNNKEVVEAILTELGQPADAYDLVTDRAGHDLRYAIDATRLRAELGWEPRYSDFAAGLADTIAWYRDHESWWRPQKAATEAAYAAQNQ, translated from the coding sequence ATGTCCGCCTATCTCGTGACCGGTGGAGCCGGCTTCATCGGCTCGAACTTCGTCCGCCACGTCCTCGACCACACCGATCACACGGTCACGGTGTTGGACAAGCTCACGTACGCCGGCAATCGGGCTTCCCTGGACGGGCTGCCCGAGGGCCGGTTCACCTTCGTCCGCGGCGACATCTGCGACGCGGCGCTGGTCGACGAGCTGGTGGCTGACGCCGACGTGGTGGTGCATTTCGCCGCCGAGTCGCACAACGACAACTCACTGCGCGACCCGTCGCCGTTCCTGCAGACCAATCTGATCGGCACCTACACCCTGCTCGAGGCGGTGCGCCGGCACGAAACCCGCTACCACCACATCTCCACCGACGAGGTGTACGGCGACCTCGAACTGGACGACCCGGCGAAGTTCACCGAGCAGACCCCGTACAACCCGTCCAGCCCCTATTCATCGACCAAGGCCGGCTCGGATCTGCTGGTCAGGGCCTGGGTGCGGTCGTTCGGGGTGCAGGCCACGATCAGCAATTGCTCGAACAACTACGGGCCCTATCAGCATGTGGAGAAGTTCATCCCACGCCAGATCACCAATGTGCTCGACGGTGGTCGCCCGAAGCTCTACGGCAAGGGCGAGAACGTCCGCGACTGGATCCACGCCGACGACCACAGCGCCGCGGTGCTGACCATCATCGAGAAGGGGACGATCGGGGAGACGTACCTGATCGGCGCCAACGGGGAGAAGAACAACAAGGAGGTCGTCGAGGCGATCCTCACCGAGCTCGGCCAGCCGGCCGATGCGTATGACCTGGTCACCGACCGGGCCGGGCACGACCTGCGGTACGCCATCGACGCCACCCGGCTTCGTGCCGAGCTGGGCTGGGAGCCGCGCTACTCCGACTTCGCCGCGGGGCTGGCCGACACGATCGCCTGGTACCGCGACCACGAGTCCTGGTGGCGGCCGCAGAAGGCCGCGACCGAGGCCGCCTACGCCGCACAGAACCAGTAA
- a CDS encoding sugar nucleotide-binding protein, producing MAELSVTPTAIDGLLVVQLDVRADNRGWFKENWQRAKMVGLGLPDFAPVQNNVSFNTKAGATRGIHAEPWDKLVSVLHGRIFGAWVDLRPGDGFGRVVTLELGADTAVFVPRGVGNAFQTLTDETVYSYLVNDHWSLAAKDSYTFCNLADETLAIEWPIPLAQAELSEADKNHPPLSAVVPMSPPRRLVIGAGGQLGRALLAAWPDATGLTRADVDLTDPAGVAKLDLSGYGLVVNAAAYTAVDAAETEQGRRDAWAVNVAAVGALVHAAREHGTTLVHVSSDYVFDGTIEQHTEDEPFSPLGVYGQTKAAGDAVLATLPRHYLLRTSWVIGDGKNFVATMASLADRGIAPSVVGDQFGRLTFTDEIVAAIDHLVGTGAPFGTYNVSNGGPVTSWADIAKDVYAARGKDPAMVTEVSAEEYGRGKDLALRPRHSALDLGKLTATGFAPRPAHDRLAAYLAELP from the coding sequence ATGGCAGAGCTCAGTGTCACCCCGACCGCCATCGACGGACTGCTGGTCGTCCAGCTGGATGTCCGGGCCGACAATCGGGGCTGGTTCAAGGAGAACTGGCAGCGGGCCAAGATGGTCGGCCTCGGACTGCCGGACTTCGCGCCGGTGCAGAACAACGTGTCGTTCAACACGAAGGCCGGCGCCACCCGGGGCATCCACGCCGAGCCCTGGGACAAGCTCGTCTCGGTGCTGCACGGCCGCATCTTCGGCGCCTGGGTCGACCTTCGCCCCGGCGACGGCTTCGGCCGGGTGGTCACGTTGGAGCTCGGAGCCGACACCGCGGTCTTCGTGCCCCGCGGCGTCGGCAACGCCTTCCAGACGCTGACCGACGAGACCGTCTACTCCTACCTGGTCAACGACCACTGGAGCCTGGCCGCCAAGGACTCCTACACCTTCTGCAATCTTGCGGACGAGACGCTGGCCATCGAATGGCCGATCCCGCTGGCTCAGGCAGAGCTATCCGAGGCGGACAAGAACCATCCACCGTTGTCGGCTGTGGTCCCGATGAGTCCGCCCCGGCGACTGGTGATCGGCGCCGGCGGTCAGCTCGGGCGGGCGTTGCTGGCCGCCTGGCCGGACGCGACCGGGCTGACCCGGGCCGATGTCGATCTGACCGATCCCGCCGGCGTCGCGAAGCTGGACCTGAGCGGCTACGGATTGGTGGTCAACGCCGCCGCCTACACCGCGGTCGACGCTGCTGAGACCGAACAGGGTCGCCGGGACGCCTGGGCGGTCAATGTCGCTGCGGTCGGTGCGCTGGTGCACGCCGCGCGGGAACACGGGACGACCTTGGTGCACGTGTCCTCGGACTATGTGTTCGACGGCACGATCGAACAGCACACCGAGGATGAGCCGTTCTCACCGCTCGGTGTCTACGGCCAGACCAAGGCCGCCGGCGACGCGGTGCTGGCCACCCTGCCGCGGCACTACCTGCTGCGCACCAGCTGGGTGATCGGCGACGGCAAGAACTTCGTCGCCACCATGGCCTCGCTGGCCGATCGCGGGATCGCGCCGAGCGTGGTCGGCGACCAGTTCGGCCGGCTCACCTTCACCGACGAGATCGTCGCTGCCATCGACCACCTGGTCGGCACGGGCGCGCCGTTCGGCACCTACAACGTCTCCAACGGTGGCCCGGTGACCAGTTGGGCCGACATCGCCAAGGACGTCTACGCCGCCCGCGGGAAGGATCCGGCGATGGTCACCGAGGTGAGTGCCGAGGAGTACGGCCGGGGCAAGGACCTGGCGCTTCGTCCGCGGCACTCGGCGCTCGACCTCGGCAAGCTCACGGCGACGGGTTTTGCACCTCGGCCGGCGCACGATCGACTGGCGGCCTACCTGGCCGAGTTGCCCTGA
- a CDS encoding MmcQ/YjbR family DNA-binding protein, with protein MATKERPPVPEEWVLRIADVLTELPECTTEPAWVGTRWQVGGATVAHVFGGEDQLFRITFRGELDEVMAFEHLGPPYFRAGWGANVIGMLLDDGTDWTELAELLTDSYCLVAPKQLASRVARPDP; from the coding sequence ATGGCGACGAAGGAGCGGCCGCCGGTGCCCGAGGAATGGGTCCTCCGGATAGCCGACGTGCTCACCGAGCTGCCCGAGTGCACGACGGAGCCCGCCTGGGTCGGGACTCGTTGGCAGGTCGGTGGGGCGACGGTCGCGCACGTCTTCGGTGGCGAGGACCAGCTCTTCCGCATCACCTTCCGCGGCGAGCTCGATGAGGTGATGGCCTTCGAGCACCTCGGCCCGCCGTACTTCCGGGCAGGCTGGGGAGCCAACGTGATCGGCATGCTGCTCGATGACGGCACGGACTGGACCGAGCTTGCCGAGCTGCTCACCGACTCCTACTGCCTGGTCGCCCCCAAGCAGCTGGCCAGTCGGGTCGCTCGTCCGGACCCATGA
- a CDS encoding MFS transporter, translating into MAAGFGAYRQVLGTREARAFTAAGFLARLPMSMTGLGIVMLVSITSGSYGRAGLVTAVAILTTAIASPVWGRLIDRIGQAPVLIAAAIIYNVSVGALIATVQLDAPLALTLVAAFGTGLGFSSAGACVRARWSHRYHGDPLLNTAFSWEAVLDEVVFIVGPVLATFLATALHPTLGLATGGVVGLVGAIALAAQRASEPPRVTRSGRRQAASRLDPRVLVPISLACAALGMLFGGMEVVIIAFADQAGILQYAGVILMFWAGGSLVAGIVTGTITWTASPAKRFRIGAVFLALSLAPLPFVMHPLPTAGLLILSGLTVAPTLIASVAVTQSLVPADRLTEALGWTSMGLAGGVGLGAAALGRVIDTGGAQAGFFGVVVAGLVLVVAALCVRTRPGVPNADDSVDFAADGPTAGSADPAPIVRPDR; encoded by the coding sequence ATGGCCGCCGGATTCGGCGCGTATCGGCAGGTGCTAGGCACTCGGGAGGCGAGAGCGTTCACCGCTGCCGGGTTCCTGGCCCGGCTGCCGATGTCGATGACGGGTCTCGGCATCGTGATGCTGGTCTCGATCACTTCCGGCTCCTACGGCCGGGCCGGACTGGTGACCGCGGTGGCGATCTTGACCACCGCCATCGCCTCGCCGGTCTGGGGCCGGCTGATCGACCGGATCGGACAGGCACCGGTGCTCATCGCGGCCGCGATCATCTACAACGTCAGTGTCGGCGCACTCATCGCCACCGTGCAGCTCGACGCACCCCTCGCCCTGACCCTGGTCGCCGCGTTCGGCACCGGGCTCGGCTTCTCCTCCGCCGGCGCCTGTGTCCGGGCTCGCTGGAGCCACCGCTATCACGGAGATCCCCTGCTGAACACCGCGTTCTCCTGGGAGGCCGTGCTGGACGAGGTCGTCTTCATCGTCGGGCCCGTGCTGGCCACCTTCCTCGCCACCGCGCTGCACCCCACGCTCGGACTCGCCACCGGCGGCGTCGTCGGACTGGTCGGGGCGATCGCGCTGGCCGCACAACGAGCCAGCGAACCGCCACGGGTCACCAGGAGCGGCCGCAGGCAGGCCGCCAGCCGGCTGGACCCGCGAGTCCTGGTGCCGATCTCGCTGGCCTGCGCCGCACTCGGCATGCTGTTCGGCGGCATGGAGGTGGTGATCATCGCTTTCGCCGATCAGGCGGGCATCCTGCAGTACGCGGGGGTCATCTTGATGTTCTGGGCAGGCGGCTCGCTGGTGGCCGGCATCGTGACCGGCACCATCACCTGGACCGCGAGCCCGGCGAAGCGATTCCGCATCGGCGCGGTATTCCTGGCGTTGTCGCTGGCGCCGCTGCCGTTCGTGATGCACCCGCTGCCCACGGCCGGCCTGTTGATCTTGAGCGGACTGACCGTCGCACCGACCTTGATCGCCTCGGTCGCCGTCACCCAGTCGCTGGTGCCCGCCGACCGGCTCACCGAGGCCCTCGGCTGGACCTCGATGGGACTGGCCGGCGGGGTGGGTCTCGGGGCAGCAGCCCTCGGCCGGGTGATCGACACCGGCGGGGCCCAGGCCGGATTCTTCGGTGTGGTCGTGGCGGGGTTGGTCCTGGTCGTCGCCGCCTTGTGCGTACGGACCAGGCCGGGCGTGCCGAACGCCGATGACTCGGTCGACTTCGCCGCGGACGGTCCGACCGCGGGATCGGCCGATCCCGCGCCAATCGTGCGTCCCGACCGGTAA
- a CDS encoding ferrochelatase has product MLLLSFGGPERPEDVVPFLENVTRGRGIPRERLVEVGKHYYGFGGKSPINDQCRALLAALRAELDGRDISAPLFWGNRNWEPYLTDVARQLEARGYRRVVVLTTSAYPSYSSCRQYRENLYDAFHDTGLTVERIRHYADTPGFVAASVDATLAAIEELAAEPAVPRLVFVTHSIPTAMAETAGPQPHSREGGYVDWHRLVAAEVWRQVAAQRPIAAEHDLVYCSRSGPPTQPWLEPDINDHLTALAEAGERAVVAVPIGFVSDHMEVIFDLDTEAAATAHELGLGFARAGTAGTHPAFVRELVDLLVERAAVARGELVDEPTIEGGDPGRYACPAGCCPNLRHPDRPALCGLPGAL; this is encoded by the coding sequence GTGCTGCTGTTGTCCTTCGGCGGCCCCGAGCGCCCCGAGGACGTCGTGCCGTTCCTGGAGAACGTCACCCGCGGGCGTGGCATTCCGCGGGAGCGGCTGGTCGAGGTCGGCAAGCACTACTACGGCTTCGGTGGCAAGAGCCCGATCAACGACCAGTGCCGCGCGCTGCTGGCCGCCCTGCGTGCCGAACTGGACGGTCGAGACATCAGCGCCCCGCTGTTCTGGGGCAACCGGAACTGGGAGCCCTACCTCACCGATGTGGCCCGCCAACTGGAGGCCCGCGGCTATCGACGCGTGGTGGTGCTGACCACGAGCGCGTACCCCTCGTACTCGTCCTGCCGGCAGTATCGGGAGAACCTGTACGACGCCTTCCACGACACCGGCCTGACCGTGGAGCGGATCCGACATTACGCGGACACGCCCGGCTTCGTCGCCGCCTCCGTGGACGCCACACTGGCGGCGATCGAGGAGCTGGCCGCCGAGCCGGCGGTCCCACGCCTGGTGTTCGTCACCCACTCGATTCCCACCGCGATGGCCGAGACGGCGGGACCTCAACCGCACTCGCGCGAGGGCGGCTACGTCGACTGGCATCGACTGGTGGCCGCCGAGGTGTGGCGCCAGGTCGCCGCCCAGCGTCCGATCGCGGCCGAGCACGACCTGGTCTACTGCTCCCGCTCCGGACCGCCCACCCAGCCGTGGTTGGAGCCGGACATCAACGACCATCTGACCGCCCTGGCGGAGGCGGGGGAGCGCGCCGTCGTCGCGGTGCCGATCGGGTTCGTCTCCGACCACATGGAGGTGATCTTCGACCTCGACACCGAGGCGGCCGCGACCGCGCACGAGCTGGGGCTGGGTTTCGCCCGGGCCGGCACGGCCGGCACTCATCCGGCGTTCGTGCGCGAGCTGGTCGACCTGCTGGTCGAGCGGGCCGCCGTGGCCCGGGGTGAGCTGGTGGACGAGCCGACCATCGAGGGGGGAGACCCCGGCCGCTACGCCTGCCCCGCGGGCTGTTGTCCTAACTTGCGACACCCCGACAGACCGGCGCTGTGCGGTTTGCCGGGAGCCCTGTAA
- a CDS encoding DUF4193 domain-containing protein — MATDYDAPRKTEEELNEDSIEELKTRRNDKNSGKVDEDEAEAAESFELPGADLSHEELTVRVLPQQSDEFTCAGCFLVRHRSQIAEQRPNGDAYCYDCAG; from the coding sequence ATGGCGACCGATTACGACGCCCCACGCAAGACCGAGGAAGAGCTCAACGAGGACAGCATCGAGGAGCTCAAGACTCGCCGCAACGACAAGAACTCCGGCAAGGTCGACGAGGACGAGGCCGAGGCGGCCGAGTCGTTCGAGCTGCCCGGAGCCGACCTCTCCCACGAGGAGCTGACCGTTCGGGTGCTGCCCCAGCAGTCGGACGAATTCACCTGTGCCGGCTGCTTCCTGGTCCGGCACCGCAGCCAGATCGCCGAGCAGCGACCCAACGGGGACGCCTACTGCTACGACTGCGCCGGCTGA